The Streptomyces sp. NBC_01268 genome segment CTGCATGAGCCGCACGCCCCGCACGAGCCGAGCCGTACGGCCGGTACGCCCCGGCCGGCCGCACGAGCCGCACCGGCCGTGCCGGCGGTACGGCAGGCCCCGCACGCCTCGCACGGCCCGCACCACTCCGCATCCGCACCGTCATTGGAGCCACCATGCACCCCTCGTACAGTCCGGACAGCGACAGTCCGCGCCGGGTCCTGCTCACCACCGGATCGTCCGACGCGCACACCTGGAACCTCGTCCACCTCCAGCTGTTCCTGGAGGAGCACGGGCACTCCGTGCTCAACCTCGGACCGTGCGTGCCCGAGCGGCTGCTCGTCGACACCGCCCGGATGACCAACCCCGACCTGGTCGTCCTGTCCTCCGTCAACGGACACGGCCACCAGGACGGCCTGCGCGCCGCGCGGGCCCTGCGCGCGGACCGGCGCACCCAGGACATCCCGATGGTCATCGGCGGCCTCCTCGGCATCTCGCCCGAGGGCGCCGAACAGCGCACCGCCGAACTCCTCGACGCCGGATACGACGAGGTGTACCCCGACGGCACCGCCCCCACCGCCCTGCTGCGGCGGCTCGGTGAGACCGGCAGGACGCCCGCGGTGCCGGCCGCCAGGCCGAGAGGCGCGTGTACCGGGCGGGCCGCGGCGTGACCCTTGCCGCGCAGCCCGATCTCGGCGCGTTCGTCCAAGAGGCCGCCCAGGCCGGAGAACTCGTCGTCCAGCCCCGTATGGGCATGGTCTCCCCCGAGGACATGGCCGCCGGCGTCACCGCCGTCGCCGACCTCCCCGAGCGGACCGTGGCCACCCTGACCATCGACAGCTACACCCGCGTCGGCGACCACGCCGCCGCCACCGCGGCCCTGCGCACCGGCCAGCCCCTCAACGGGTTCCCGCTGGTCAGCCACGGGCCCAAGACCACCGCCCGGGTCGCCTCCGCCGCCGGCCGGCGCACCCCCGTCCAGGTCCGGCACGGCTCCGCCGACCCGATGGCCATCTTCCGCACCATGACCGCCGCCGGACTCGCCGCGAGCGAGGGCGGCCCCGTCTCGTACTGCCTGCCCTACGGGCGCACCCCGCTCGCCGAGTCCGTCGCCGCCTGGCGCGACTCCGTGCAGTTCCTCACCGAGGAGAGCCGGAACCAGGGCCGCCGCGCCCACCTGGAGTCCTTCGGCGGCTGCCTCCTCGGCCAGCTCTGCCCGCCGTCCCTGCTCGTCGCCGTCTCCGTCCTGGAGTGCCTCTTCTTCGTGGCGAACGGCGCCACCAGCGTCTCCCTCTCGTACGCCCAGCAGACCCACGCCGCCCAGGACGCGGGCGCGCTCGCCGCGCTGCGGCGGCTCGCCGACGAACTCCTGCCGCCCACCGTGGACCGGCACGTCGTGCTCTACACGTACATGGGCGTCTACCCGCGGACCGTGCCCGGCGCCCGGCTGCTGCTGCGCCGCAGCGCCGAACTCGCCGTACGCGGCGGGGCGCAGCGCCTCATCGTGAAGACCGAGACCGAGGCACACCGCATCCCCACCGTCGAGGAGAACCTGACCGCGCTGAGGGTGGCCGCCGACGCGGCCCGCGCCGCCCGCGCCCGGCCGCACGTCGCCGGTCCGCCGGCCGCGGGCGGGGCGGACGCGGAGGAGATCCTGGCCGAGGCCCGCGCCCTGGTCGGCGCCGTCCTCGCGCTCTCCGACGACCTCGGCGTCGCGCTCCTGAAGGCCTTCGACCGGGGCCTGCTCGACGTCCCGTTCTGTCTGCACCCGGACAACCGGGGCGAGGCCCGCTCGGCCGTCGCCGCGGACGGCCGGCTCCAGTGGACCGACCTGGGCGCCCTGCCGCTGCTCACCACCAGCCGGAGGACCACCCCGATGACCTCGCGTCAGCTCGCCGGGATGCTCGGCCGGGTCGCCCGCGAGCACGACCTGGCGGCCGAGACCGACCCGCCGCCCGAGCCCGCCCCGCCGCCGGTGCAGCGCTGCCTCGCGGACCCGGTCCGCCCGCCGCTGCGGGTGGCCTTCGCGGGCATGGGACCGCGCGGCCTGTCCGTACTGGAACGGCTCGCCGCCCACTGCGCGGAGCGCCCGCCGGGGCGCCGGATCGAGGTGTACGCGATCGATCCGTACGAGACGGGAGTGGGCCGGATCTGGCGCACGGACCAGTCGCCGTGGTTCCTGATGAACACCCCGGCGCAGGAGGTCACCATGTTCTCCGGCCCGACCGACGCCGGCCCGCACCGGCCCGGCGCGGGCCCCAGCCTCGCCGAGTGGTGGGCCGAGGACGACCCCGAGCACGCGGAACCGGAGGGCTACGCGCCGCGCCGGGTCTACGGCCGCTACCTCGCGTACGTGATGGAGCGCGTCGAGGCGACCCTGCCGCCGTGCCTGACCGTGCACCGCGTCCCGGCCCGGGTGATCTGCGCGGACCGCGTGGAGCCGGCCGAAGGCGCCGCCGCCGG includes the following:
- a CDS encoding cobalamin B12-binding domain-containing protein, with amino-acid sequence MHPSYSPDSDSPRRVLLTTGSSDAHTWNLVHLQLFLEEHGHSVLNLGPCVPERLLVDTARMTNPDLVVLSSVNGHGHQDGLRAARALRADRRTQDIPMVIGGLLGISPEGAEQRTAELLDAGYDEVYPDGTAPTALLRRLGETGRTPAVPAARPRGACTGRAAA
- a CDS encoding FAD/NAD(P)-binding protein, encoding MTLAAQPDLGAFVQEAAQAGELVVQPRMGMVSPEDMAAGVTAVADLPERTVATLTIDSYTRVGDHAAATAALRTGQPLNGFPLVSHGPKTTARVASAAGRRTPVQVRHGSADPMAIFRTMTAAGLAASEGGPVSYCLPYGRTPLAESVAAWRDSVQFLTEESRNQGRRAHLESFGGCLLGQLCPPSLLVAVSVLECLFFVANGATSVSLSYAQQTHAAQDAGALAALRRLADELLPPTVDRHVVLYTYMGVYPRTVPGARLLLRRSAELAVRGGAQRLIVKTETEAHRIPTVEENLTALRVAADAARAARARPHVAGPPAAGGADAEEILAEARALVGAVLALSDDLGVALLKAFDRGLLDVPFCLHPDNRGEARSAVAADGRLQWTDLGALPLLTTSRRTTPMTSRQLAGMLGRVAREHDLAAETDPPPEPAPPPVQRCLADPVRPPLRVAFAGMGPRGLSVLERLAAHCAERPPGRRIEVYAIDPYETGVGRIWRTDQSPWFLMNTPAQEVTMFSGPTDAGPHRPGAGPSLAEWWAEDDPEHAEPEGYAPRRVYGRYLAYVMERVEATLPPCLTVHRVPARVICADRVEPAEGAAAGPFGAVGEGTHRLRLDRGDVLTVDRLVLTTGHPVNEPDARQRAWTRFARTHSTPARPVRYVPGGSADESELADIPAGARVGVIGMGLTFYDVLAELTLGRGGTFTEGGDGLRYLPSGKEPRIHAGSRGGVPVLTRGLNQKEPGHRYRPVLFTPERMTRLRAEHAPLDFERSVLPWLLAEVNTVLLATRIRQVHGPDAAREFTERAEEALALTPELPVLQRLAAGYRVDPLPLTGLDALARPFGDRRFGSPSEFHKVLTEWLRADLGDARLGNADGPMKAAADVLRDVRQTIRGVVDFGGLTPDSHRWFLTAFGPVASLVSTGPPQLRSEQFLALLAAGVLEPVGPGARFGTDPVEGRFTVESAQVENSWTPLDVLIDARVPGTDITADRDPLIRGLLADGRIRSFVNAVERPEGGTSEFATGGMDCTDAPFHPVGADGEPDRATHVLGIPSEHTRWFTQVGSGRPGPWGSFTKDADAIAAALMGGAE